The Natator depressus isolate rNatDep1 chromosome 19, rNatDep2.hap1, whole genome shotgun sequence DNA segment tagactgttacGTGCCGcaagcagagaataggagggactgaggtgaacCAAAGCCCGAGACGCATTCAGTTGGCGGGGAATTGATTGAGAGAGATACCcggataatcctggcaagtgaccctcacgccatgctgcagaggaaagcaaaaaacccCCTCAGATCAcagccagtctgacctgggagcAGTccgttagaccctgagcatgtcagcaagaaCCAACGAGGCAAGTATCTGAGAGAGGATGCTGGCCTGCCCACCCGTCCGGTGTTCTACCTCCAGCCAGGGCCATCTCAGAAGAAGAAGAACAAAAAGCTTGCTCCAGaatacattttgggggggggaatcccttcctgacccctgcggGTAACCAGCtaagtcctgaagcatgagatttttagGAACATAAGGCATGAACCAGAAGAGACCCCAAAGGCAGCtgacccctgctctccccccaatCACAAGCAACCCTGCCatcagggccggattaatgcaggggctttaggggctgcagcccagggcctcaggCTAAAGGGGGCCCTGCATAAATAAATCCATAATAAAATACaattcagtggtcaccaacccgtcGATCCTGGAGCTTCTgctctgccaatgggagctgtgggggtggcacttgcGGGTGCGGACAGCGCAGAGATACACGctgtctccctctcctcctccccctctacTGCCAGGGGcgcgcagagatgtgccagcagccacgtgcttctgggagtggtgtgggggtATGGCAGGCAGGGCAGCCTGCCTGATCCCTGTTGTGTTGCCGGCTGGGAGCCACCTGTGATAAgtgccccccagccagagcctgcacctcgcaccccctcctgcaccctaaccctctgccccaggtcagaatctcctcctgcaccaaactccctgccagagccaacacccctcaccctctcctgcaccccaacattctgccccagcctggagccccctcctgcacccacactccctcccaaaaagaaactaatataacagctgttctaaggtaagacgTAGGCGATTTTgaattaactatattctacatgttttaagactgaaatgtaaccacagaacggctttatgttaattaaaaggcaagtttagtatagcgttaatagccttgatgccataattgtgatcattttattttaatttaggaagaagacttgtatacaggggcccctcacaatctaatagccccgggcgcacaggagagttaatctggccaTGCCTGCTCTATAATCCCACTCCAATTTGGTCAGAACTTAAGTACCAGGTTGTATTAGATGGGAAATATCAGGTTCTAAGTGCTGGGGAAGATGCTGCTTGTGTGTAGGTTCTGCAAAGTACATAACGCAGCCAAAGTGTGGGATGGAATTTAGGTCTGGAGTTCTGGCATGCTGTGTGCTTTACCTGGCAAACTAGGTAAAGTAGGTTGGTCAGAAAGACCTGGAGCTCTTGGGGAACCTGGCTGCACAGTCCCTCAAACAACCAGCTTGAAGATACCGTTGGAGTCCCTGTTACAAAGTTACCTGGTGGATGTGGTGCACTCTGTGATACTTGAATTAGCCAGCAGAGCATGCTGAACGACACTGGCATCGGCTGGCCAGCTGGTATTCAGAGAGCATTCAGTCTTCAGCAGACCACTGAGCTCCCATTGCCCTGTGGGGACTCCAGGAAGAAGGAATGACTGTGTATATGTTTAACCTTCTGCTCTGCCAAACACATGCAGTCAGTGCTCCCCATGGGGCTCAGTTACTAAGGCAGGTAATCTTGGTAGCGCAGACACCTGCGCTTCACTGGAATCCATGCACGCTGACAGGCGATGATAAACTCTCCTGAAATTGAGAAATCCAAGAATTCAGCATCAAACGATTTATAAATGACGTGATTTTTCCAAAACATCCCTTTGTGTTTTTCCAAATATTACAACACTGGCCATCTCTGTCTCTCTAGGTTCATGTTCTATGACAAGCTAAATGTTCTCTGAAATAAAGCAGAATTTTCTGCACCTTGGGGTGTTCTGTAGCCCATGGATGAGTGGGAAGAGTGGAGCTGCAGCCTAATGCAAGGGGGAAGGATGGGCAGGATAAAGCATGTGGGATGCTGGCTTCTGGGACTCCCACCCTGTCTCTTTGCTTGGCACACTTCAGAACTAGTGTCAATGCCTATGGGACGGTATTAAGAACAGGCATGCATCTGGGATTTTGGAGGGTGAAAGGTAGATCATATGGtttgagaggggaaggagggtcagGGAGCAGCTAAAGCAACAGTGTGGGATACTGGGGTCTGAGAAAGCTCCCACTTGTTCCTGTGGCTAGGAGCCCTGGGGCTTGGGACATGGAGTTGTGGTGTGTATGAGAAGATGGAGTCAAGGAGCACAGAGGACTGTACCCAGAGGGGCCCCACAGAGATTTCTGGGACTTAAATTTACTGTACTTGTTACTCCACTGCAGCTCTGAAAGCTGATTTGCATATGCCTGCTTTCTTAGCTACTGTGCAGTGGTAGCACTAAAAAGAGATCTGAAATCTCAATACTTTCCTGTCATGTTGTGGTGCCGGCAAGGAGCAAACGAGCGCTTTGCTGTGCTTTGAAAAACATGCTTTATTGCCACTCCACCAGGAAACAATATTTGAACATCTCATTAGCTTTTAAGGCCTCTCTTATATGTGTTTTTATTCTCTTATCCAGATGTGCATATATTTGCTTAATTTCTCTATTAAGCTTCAGTACCAGAAACATCTGTCTCTTTGGTCTTTGGAGATCGTCTCTCCCAGGGGATCTCTCTTCAAATGGCAGCACAAGTGgattttataaatataatttaaaagggcaaataattaattttgtaAAGTATTGATTGCTCCTTTGAGAGCTCCCTAATACAATCATGACGTTCTGTTACCTGATACCAGATCTGATCAATCAGCGGGTCCCTTGGAGAGGGGATTACATATTCCATTACATTTCAGTTACAATACAGCCAAATGGCCTGCATACAAATTTGCCTAGCAGGTACGATGATGTGTTGCAAATGTGGAACTCAGCAGCATTGCCTATTGGTTGAAGCATGTGCTGCAGGAAGGAGAGAATCTAGCTTCTGTTCCTGGGTCTAGAACAAACACGGTGTGTCTCGGAGAAGTCTCTTCCCGTTGTCAGCTGAGCGTGACACCCACTTAGGTCTGACACACCTGAGTTTATTCATTCAAACCTTTGTTTGAACCAGAAGCATGCCTTGGGATTGCAATCACTATTAAAGTAATGAATGACAGATatacagaaaaagacaatggCCAGCTATTTTCTCCTGGGGCATCAGCGGGTCACAATGGGTTTCTCCTACAAAGCTCTGACAATCTATTCTGTATTATGCACATCCAGATTGCGTATTCATTAGTTCTCTTCCAATCACCATTAAGTATCATGAATATTACATGTGTAAACTTTAATTGGCAGAACTTCTGCTTATCTTTGCTATTTTCCTGTTGTTATTTCTCTTATCTAATTGCTTTATTACCATTGATCATGTAAATTTGGCCAGGTCACTTTGACCCTTTACTCTGTGTAGGGACTTTTTACCTGTTTTTCTCTAATTGTCTCTTGGCAGTACATTTTGCGTATCTGTTGTCCCAATAACTCCCTTCAGTTTCTGTAATATCTGTGGTCAAAACATCCCCTTTGTTCTATGCAGCCTCGGCTGTAAGCAAGTTTGCTGACTAAGAAGCTCACTAAGAATACACTCGAGTCAAACAAAGCTGAAGCCAGCCAGTCAGTACAAACATCACCTTCATCTGTCCAAACTTACTCAGCGGACGTGACTTATAGCACTTCTCATGACCTTCTTTGCCTCTGTTCCTTCATCTGTAAGGCGAGGACAATGTGCTCCTCCCAGGGATGATCTGTGGCTTCATTCATTACTGCTTGTAGAGTGCTTTTGAGGCCTTCAGTAGAAAGGTGCTAGAGGACAATGAGTTGTTAGTGTAAATTGTGTGGTGGTCCACATTATTGACTGTTTTCCTTGTtagcctctgtgtctgtcacacTTTGTTGCAATTAAATCCAAAGCAGCCCAGAGTAACACTGTTGAGGCAGGGAAGGAAACCCGATGGGGCTTCCTCTTTACCCTCCACCCATCTCTTCCACACACCCATTTTACTTCTAATACTATAAGACTCGGTTATGGGCATGTAATGATGCTGCTGGCTGGGTCGTCCATGAGGAGTGAACCCAAGATCTGTGGATTTAAAAGCATGAGCAGGTACTGCCAGAACTCCAGGTCTGTGTCTATTAGCTGGAGGTAACAGCAGCCTCATACCTACCCATGCCAAACCCCGAAAGGGACACAGAGCCAAACTGTGTTAACATGGGTTATGTGCAGATGAAATCTGGATCTTTTGCCTAATAATCCCCCTGGAATTGTGGGTACAGTGAGATCGCTAGAGTATGTCCTGCTGACATTTTTAACCACAAAGAGCTCTGTCTGGAGAGGGCAGAAGAGTGTCTAAAAAAGTGATGTGAAAACTGagtcccctctccttccccccccacctccccaaatcaGAAACCCCTGAACCTAGAAGAAGAAACTCGCTGCCAGTGACTTGCTCTTGCGGTCTGTTTCTTAAATTGTCATTCATTTGTTGAGGGTTTTTATTCATCGctctagattttaaaataatgaatgccCCATTACTGGGCTATTTGGTGATTATGTAAATAGTCCCACGAGTGtggtgaataataataataattcctctAAACTCAGTTGTGATCTGGAAATACAGGTGCCTCATTTGCACACTCTCAGCTTGAAATGAAGCTGCAGACCATGAAATGCAGGGAGGGAGGTTATTTGCGAGAAGTACTGGTTTTGTCAGAATTTGTTGCTGTAAATAATTTCAGCACAGCTGTAATCCACTCTACTATAATGTAGGAAAAGAGCATTATCTGAACTGTGTCCAGTGGATTGTGGCCAATTTGATTGGGTTCTGGAGTAAAATGTATTGTCTGCATTGTAACCAACACCCCGCTGCAAATGAATGATTTGAGGATGGAGAGAGCCAAGGTTTGTTTTCAGTTCACTCTGAACTTCACTTCTTACAGATTATATTTCTTTTAAGTATTGCTTATTGTGCTGTCCAGAAACAGCCCTGTCTCTCAATTTGCTGCTCAGATACTGAGAAGCCTAATGCTGCTAAGCACCGTTGGTGGTGATCAGTGGAATTTATGAAGTGGTACAATATGGTGGGTATGGCAGGGGGCATAGCAAACGACCAAATCAGCAGTAATATCATTTGATGGAAGAACGAGCATCTGCTAGGAATGCACAGCAGAGGCTGGCAATTTAAGGCTCACAGATAACTAAACTTGATGGTGGGGGGGAATTCTGCATGTGAATTAAAACTTCTTTGATTCTATGGAAACCGAAGGTAGAGATGCGACTAGTCATTCTCTGCTATTGAGAGGCAAGCAGGTCATGAACTGTATTTTGTTTGAATCTCCTggttcccctcccctctttcctattccctcttctcctcccccccccccccattctcagGTTGGTTTGGGAATCCCTTATTCTCTGGGGAAAACTTTATACCAAGGATAttttttagtcatgggtatttttagtaaaagtcatggacaggtcacggggcagtaaacaaaaattcacagtccatgacttttactatatacccctaactaaaacttgggtcGGAGGGGAGGACGGGGGTGTTGGGGGGTGTGGTCCGGGACTCCCACTggtgctgggatggggggagggttggtggggctggcaggttcCCTACCCGGCTCCAACCGGCATGTTCCTgtagctcctagggggaggggtggctggggggctccctgtgctgcttccGCCACAagcgccggctccacagctcccactggccaggaaccacagccaatgggagctgtggggtggtgccTGAGGTTgcgggcagcgcacggagccccctggctgctcaaCCTAgtagctgcagggacatgccggtggGAGCCGGGGAGCCCCCCTCCCAGGTTAGCgccgccccctcccacacgcccaaactgctgctgctggcccaggttgctgcagaagtcatggaggtcacagaatccatgacttccatggcctccgtgacagacatgcagccttacTCATGAGGGAATCCGTAATGAAaaaaaccattttaattattgtctGTTAACTGAATAAACAAGCTACCCTCTGTTTGTCTGTGACGGAAGTTATAGCCATAAATTCCTGAGAGCTTAATATCTTCATTGTATCCGTTTAAATGTTTGACAGTCTTTATATTCCAAAGTGGgtgttaaaaatgaacattttaatgaCTATTGGTGATAGTCTCTTCCAATAAAAGGCCCGTGTGCCACACATACACCTGTGAAATGTTTATCACTGTGATAAAAATGCAGATGGTTCCAGCCTATTATTTTTGGCATGAGCCTGTAGGAGATTAGCCTTTATACCCTGTTAGTTTTagagggaatcccactgcagacAGATGGGGTCTTTATGACTTTCAGACGGGGGAGTGAGTTTGACCCTGCCTCTCTCGGGTACTCTGCCAAGAGACCTGGTTCACTTCTACACTGGAACAAATGAATGACTTGGTATATCCCCGGCATGGAAACTACAGCTATTGAGAGTAGAAAAGACCTGCTGGGTCATCTCGACCGTCCCAGGATCTGTCCCTGCTGGTGACCTGTGGTGTTTGGCCATTACATAGGGGAATCGAAGTGGGCGTTCATATTTAGTGTAAAATGATATCTAGTATCTGAGGCCTGGTGGTGGCAATGGCGCATTTGGAAAAGGCAGCACCGTTTTCCAGTGTGTCGGAAACTGACCTCGCCCAACCCCTTTTGAGTAACTCGGATCAGAAAGTGGGGAAATTTCCAGCAATTCTGCCGTTGTAAAGGTTTTGATGTTTGTAAAGTGGAACACCATGCTTTGCTCCAAGGAGCCGGGTGGGTTAACCTGACCTAATCTCAAGCATTAAAGTCAATTTCAATGTGGTATTTAATGTCAAGTGGTTGTCATGGGAGTAGTACTGAAAATCACTTGTTGTAATGTCGTGATATTTCTAGACCAGACTTACACCTGAGTCATGTCCCTTGGCTGATATTTTGGTTGTAGTATGAAGGGCTGTGTTGCAAGGCACTACACAGAGGCCAGTGCTTAGGTGTCTTTAGCTACCTAAAGATTTTTCTACTagtacccatcaccatggtatctgagcgtTTTGAACTTCTGGGATGAAAGCTGTGCctcattgaagttagtgggacttTTGCCATGACCTCAGTGACACCAGCATTTCACCACTGAGATGTAATTTTGCGCTATAATGTGTATCCTGGGGTGGTTCTTTCCACTGTAAAATAGACCACCCTCATAGCTGCGATTACAGGGTAGCTGGGTAGGGCTGCTGAAGCTTGGTGAGGCAGCTCTACCATCGCTGGCTCGTCAGAGGTACACAGGAAAGATTGTAGAAATGAGATTAAAGACTCCACATTAGCAGTACAGTACAGACCCGTTTCCGCGCGAATCCGCTGAACGTGCATTAGCGCCATGCCTCCCAGTGCTACCTATTTAACACGCGAGACTCGTGAACACGCGGTGCAGGAAGTTGCTATGTAGTGCTAGAGGTTTGCTCACTAACTCACTGACATAGCAATCGACAGGAAGTGCGGAGCGGAAACGTGTTGTACGTCTTTACCGCTGacggggagggagaaggggcagcaacgttaaagcgctgccgtggcaaaggaccctgcagcgctttaaggtccctgccccttttgcccccccatCGGCTGCCgatgggtgggggggcaaagggagcagctgccctgggactGGCGATTTAAGCAGCAGCGGCGGTgttgggagccctgggccctttaaatcaccacggGAACCCTGGGCAACGCGGACCAGGtggcctggaagggctggctgggggatgctgacccctagccccgccccttctgctggaggccctgccccttccgggggccggagctgcccctgccccataccggtaagtgtcctgagttactttcacccctgtgtagTAGTAATGTTTTTATCAGATTACACATTTGAATTTATATTCTTGCAAAGCGCCATTAACAGATAGGCCTGCAGTATTTGGGGCGCTATTTCAGCATGGCCCTCTTAACCCGTGGTCTGTTAACACGCGGTTGTGACGGCTTGACTCCCGGCATCTGCGTGtaaacgggtctgtactgtaGTAAATTCTTGAACTTAACAGCTCTCAATTCACTTACACGTTTGTAACAAAATATTGGATGGTCTGTTCCCTGTCTTTCTCGCCCCGCCTGCCCCATGTGCAGGGCTCTGTGGTTACCCTGCGATAGTTGCTGACCCTTCAGCCCCCAAAGCAGCATGCCCTCTGGcagttttgctgctgctgttggcacAGTAGAAGTAGGCAAATGCAGAACCTGCAGCTTGGGTCTCAGCTGCTCAGGGGAGGCAAAATGGCCTTTGAAATAGTTTGAAGATGTGACAGTTGTCAtcattagtctttaaggtgccaccggactccttgttgtttttgtggatacagagtaacacggctacgCCCTGATAGTTGTCGTCATTACATTTCAAGTGTCCACTGGTGACAAACTGGGATTTTTAAACTCTTTCAAGGTCTCCTTTAGAGCATGGCAGCGTCACTCCTGTGAAACGGCTCAGTGGGGTGTACGTCTGAGGCAGACTGTGCCCTTTTAAAAGTGAGAAGTGATCCGAATGCTGTTTCCAAATGGTCGAGCCAGTTGGTCATTTCAGAGGCTGGATGTTCAGTGTAGTTCGTCAGGGTGGTTGAGATGGGTATGAGTTCTATAAATTCACTTTTTAACACATCTGTCTCCCATGCAGTTGTTTTGCTGGATTCTAAGGAGTCACAGGCCGAATTGGGCTGGACGTCGCACCCATCGAATGGGGTAAGTGAAAACATACGCAAACGTGTTCTGTCGCTATAATACAGTTCCAGTAACTTACCCGTCCCACCCTGGTCAGCCTGGTTAACTCTGATTTAGAGCAATGGTGTGCATCCAGCAGTACTCTCCTCCTACACGTGTCATGAATCTCTCCTGATTCTGCGTGGTGATTCCGGGCTGTCTGTATTTATGGGAATGGCTTCATGGCTCGAGTGAACTAGCTTCAGCAGCTGAGTAATGCCACCTGTGGAAGTGCATTCGTTGGTGCACTCCCTTCAAGGAGGTGAAGACGGAACTCTTGATCCCTCTGATCTCCTCAGGGGTGTCAAATGCTCTGTACTGTGGAGGGCCTTTGCTTTTCGCCATTGCTCATCTAGGTAGGTATCTGCCTTCAGCCACTAATAGCGTTAGAATGATGGGTAGACAAAATTCTGCTTAAAATCCAGATCCCAGAGGTGAACTGAGAAGCAGCGACACGTCTCTGTGATGCGAACAGCAAGCTTGACAAGCTGACACAATGCTGCTGTGACATGAACGGTGATGTTTGTCAATCCCAgacagctggggagaggagctgaGTGAGTGTATTGATTATGTCAGAGGAACACTGCAGACTGAGTGTAGCTCATGACAATGCGCTTTGCGTTCTTGTACTAAGAAAAGGAACTCAAGTCAAATTAAAGCTTTTCTCTGTAGTTCACTTTCCAGGCCAGTTGCCTCAAGGATTCACTCAGTTCCCCGATGAGCAGAAAGGGCGGATCTCTGGAATTCTTGGGGAACTTGACCCCATACGTATATGTGACTCCTGCATGATTTATAGTCTGTCTAAGTGAGTGGCTGCATTGCTGCCTTTGTCTATAGCTGTGCCCACTTTCACCTGAAAGGGCAAATCACTGAAATCAGATGTTTCTTGCTGCTCTTAACTCCCTCGTCAGAAGTGATTCTGCATGTTTGGAGCTTGGCTCAGGGGTTAGCTGGACTGAGCTGTGGGTGGCTGGGAAGGAACTCCATTATGGGGTTTCTTTGGTTATCTCACTGCAAACTCTGCCACCTGTGGAAGGACTTGCTGTGAGCAGCCCTCAGATCGCTTCCTTCTCAGGGCTAAGATGATCTAATCACCATCTCATCAATCAGCACTTTCCTGGCCGCTGCAGGGAAATGCCACTTCACTTACACTTGGGTGAGCTTGTTCCTTGAGAGAATCAATGTCCTTGGCCTGCTTTCAGGCTGGGGATTGTCCCTGTTGGGTTTGAGGCACCCGGCTCCTTCATCACCAGCCATCTGTAGCTTCTTTTGATATTTGGCAGTGTGAGTTGCTTCTGGGTGACAGTGCAAATACTACCTGTCCGGGAAGGTAAAGCCATGAGAGACAGCCGGCCTTGGGGACTTTGCCCCTCACTCTGACCTGAGTTGCTCAGTGTTGCCGGAGTCATTCTTGTCAGGGAGGGTGGAGTCCTTCCTTCTCCTGCCCACCAAATGACAGGCGAGGAGAAGTTGGTCTGACACTTCCTCTCTCCttactctctcccctccccctctggtGCTCTCTACTTAGGAGGGTAGTTTCCTCATTGGGGAGCTGTAATTACTGCTGTGCTATACTAAAATACAGCCTATGACCTAAAGCTAGTGGAGTTGCAGAGAGACTGGCAGTCACCACCTTCAGAACAGTTCAGTTGGTGCTTGGAGAGAAGAGGTCAGTCAAATGGGATTGGAAACTGGCCCTGATAATACACTTAACTATGACATTAGTCACTAATAAAGGGAATGCCATCCCTGGCCCTGCGAGAGTGAACTGGGGGATAGTGCACCTTGCCTCTAGCTTAGCAGACAAGACTTCTCTGGCTTTTAGAAATTAGATCCTTTTTAGACATTAAATTCTGTGTCCGTTGTCTGTTACTGACTGTGTTTCTCCCTCCTAAATATTTAGAAATTGGAAAACACTGCAGAGTGGCTGTGTTGGGATTTGTGTATTCTGTGggcttcaggttttttttaacgCCTGTTATAACGATGCATAGGTTAAGGGGTTTTTAGTGGCTGTACTTACAATGATCTTGGTATGGAGGGGGCTTTACTTGAAAGACTGGTTCTCACTAAATAGCAGGTATCAAGATGTGTCTGTTCTTTTTATAGTGGGAAGAAATCAGTGGAGTGGATGAAAACTACAAGCCGATTCGTACCTACCAGGTCTGCAATGTCATGGAGTCGAATCAAAACAACTGGCTGCAGACAGGCTGGATTGCCAGGCGCAGTGGCCAAAGAATCTTCATTGAGCTGAAATTCACCCTGAGGGACTGTAACAGCATCCCTGGAGTGGTTGGCACATGCAAGGAGACCTTCAACCTCTACTACGTTGAGTCAGATTCTGATCTGGGCCGCAGTATCCGTGAGAACAAGCATACAAAAATTGACACCATTGCTGCTGACGAGAGCTTCACCCAGGGGGACTTGGGCGAGCGCAAAATGAAGCTGAACACAGAGCTGAGGGAGATTGGGCATTTGAGCAAGAGAGGCTTCCACCTGGGCTTCCAGGATGTGGGTGCTTGCGTGGCTCTGGTTTCCGTGCGGGTTTATTACAAAAAGTGCCTCTCCACGGTGCAGAACTTGGCGGTGTTTCCAGACACTGTGGCAGAAGCAGCATTTGCAACCCTGGTGGAAGTTAAGGGCACCTGCGTCAATCATTCTGAAGTAGACCTGGATAGTCCTcccaggatgcactgcagtgcgGAGGGGGCGTGGCTAGTCCCCATTGGGAAATGTGCATGTAGTGCTGGCTTTGAAGAGAAGGATGATGGGTGTGAAGGTAAAAATGGCCATTCGTGCTCTATTTCTATCTCAGGCCCCAATCAGTCCATCACGTTATTACACTGCGTCCAGCACCCTGGTATCAGAGCACAATGTAAACAAACGGAATTGCATTTTGTCACTCttgtgtttgtggttttttaGTTCATTATGATTTGCTAATCCAATAACCAGAGTTTTATTTGGGGACCAGGGAATAAGGTATATTGTttttagtggtggtggtggttgtacTGTGCCGACTGATTCAGCAGCATCTAAGAATAGCTTCAGGTATTTTCCATAACTTTGTACGTGCCATAAAATGACTCTAGAACATTAATGTCCCGATTGTCGTGCTTTGCACTCAATTTAATAATTCAGTGACTTTACAGCTTGCAAGGTTACGTTTAATGACAGCTGTAAAAATGGATATAACCCCTACTTAACTAGTGTCACTTTAATGATGCTGAAATTCACTtcagtttctctcttttaaaatgaTAAGAGAAAAACTCAGCATTACCAAGGGGCTGAGTGAGCCAGGGGGCTGGTGCTGTCCTTGGAATCAGTGTTTGGAAGTGCTTTTGGAATGGAAGAGGATTATTTTGTTAATGTCTTTTTCTTAGTTCTTGGTCAGTACCTAATCTCAGCTCAGCATTGTAGCAAATGCTTCTGTAAATCAAGTTAAAAATGTCAAAGTAACTAAGATGCATCTCTTCAAACAATTTCAAGTGGTGCTTTGAGTGGTGTTATCTGTGCAAATACTAGGAAGTTCTTGTGTACCCTTTTGTCACAGGTCTAGTCAAGTGTCCCCTCTTGGGCACTGTCCAGATTGCTGTGAGGGGAACCAATTGCCGGATCCCGAGTGCTTGAGGCCTAACAAGTTCCTGTATTGCCCTTAGTCTGGAGTCCCAGCATGCAGATCCTCTGTCTAGCAACCCCTCTTGTGAGCTGAGGCCTCCATGCCCAACGGTCCAGCCCCTGTGGTCAGTGCTGACTCCCCCTCCCACTGTACTCCCCCAAAGCTTAAACACCCTGTTCCAGAACTCCATCTGTGTGAGCATGCTGGTCTCACAGGTTAACGTTTCAAGGGCCTGAGATAGGTGTAACACAATGCACATACAGCCTTTGTACAGGAATCTAACATGATTGCTCTTACTTAATCATACAAGAAATACACAGTTCTAGAGAAAAATAATAAACTTTTCATGCATTTGCCTTGGTTTCCTCCTTACTCCagagcattctttgggctgggGTCAGTCTTCCCTGCGGGCCTCCAGGGTCCTTCTGCAGCTGGTTTGTCTTCCTAATCAtggcacctctctctctttctgtccagGTCAGCTTGCTTTGACTTTGGT contains these protein-coding regions:
- the EPHA10 gene encoding ephrin type-A receptor 10 isoform X3, encoding METGGGGFLVPLLLLLLLLLPPGAAAEEVVLLDSKESQAELGWTSHPSNGWEEISGVDENYKPIRTYQVCNVMESNQNNWLQTGWIARRSGQRIFIELKFTLRDCNSIPGVVGTCKETFNLYYVESDSDLGRSIRENKHTKIDTIAADESFTQGDLGERKMKLNTELREIGHLSKRGFHLGFQDVGACVALVSVRVYYKKCLSTVQNLAVFPDTVAEAAFATLVEVKGTCVNHSEVDLDSPPRMHCSAEGAWLVPIGKCACSAGFEEKDDGCEGQLALTLVGPTAKLWMEQASHMSKV